A part of Caretta caretta isolate rCarCar2 chromosome 1, rCarCar1.hap1, whole genome shotgun sequence genomic DNA contains:
- the MCHR1 gene encoding LOW QUALITY PROTEIN: melanin-concentrating hormone receptor 1 (The sequence of the model RefSeq protein was modified relative to this genomic sequence to represent the inferred CDS: inserted 1 base in 1 codon) — MDLLPLELNICISSEPGVPLTSTKWPRLQSFSYTSTILPSVFGIICLFGIAGNSMIIFTIVKKSKFXWCHYVPDIFITNLSVVDLLFPLGMPFMVHQLMGNGIWHFGEIMCTLTTAMDANSQFTSTYILTAMSIDRYLATVHPISSSRFRKPFVATSVICLLWALLFISITPVWLFARLIPFPGGTVGCDIRLPNPETDLYWFTLYQFFLAFALPFVVIVAAYAQILRHMKSSVAPANQCSVWLRMRRVIAIAICLVFFICWSPYHLLQLIQLSISHPTLIFYYTYNAAISLGYANSCLNPFVYIVLCETFRKHLVLSVKPMAKE; from the exons ATGGATCTGCTGCCTCTTGAACTGAATATCTGCATCAGCTCTGAACCTGGAGTCCCTCTGACCTCCACCA agtggcCACGACTGCAGAGCTTTTCTTATACCAGCACCATCCTGCCCTCTGTGTTTGGCATCATCTGTCTCTTTGGCATTGCTGGCAACTCTATGATCATCTTTACAATAGTGAAGAAATCCAAGT CTTGGTGCCATTATGTCCCAGACATCTTCATCACCAATCTCTCGGTAGTGGACCTCCTTTTCCCCTTGGGCATGCCATTCATGGTCCACCAACTCATGGGGAATGGGATCTGGCACTTTGGTGAAATCATGTGCACACTCACCACTGCCATGGATGCCAACAGCCAGTTCACCAGCACTTATATTCTTACTGCTATGTCCATAGACCGATATTTGGCCACGGTTCACCCCATTTCCTCTTCAAGATTCAGGAAGCCCTTTGTCGCTACCTCGGTCATCTGCCTCCTCTGGGCACTCTTGTTCATCAGCATTACTCCAGTATGGCTCTTTGCCAGGCTCATCCCATTTCCTGGTGGTACTGTGGGCTGTGACATCCGCCTCCCCAATCCAGAGACTGACCTGTACTGGTTCACCTTGTACCAGTTCTTCCTGGCCTTCGCTCTTCCCTTTGTAGTTATTGTTGCCGCATATGCACAGATACTTCGACACATGAAGTCCTCTGTAGCCCCAGCTAACCAATGCAGTGTCTGGCTGAGGATGAGAAGAGTGATTGCCATTGCTATATGCCTGGTCTTCTTTATCTGTTGGTCACCATATCACTTACTACAGTTGATACAGCTGTCTATCAGTCACCCCACTCTTATCTTCTATTACACATATAATGCAGCCATCAGCCTAGGCTATGCGAACAGTTGCCTCAACCCCTTTGTGTACATTgtgctgtgtgaaacttttcGCAAACACCTGGTTCTCTCTGTCAAGCCAATGGCAAAGGAGTAG